The following coding sequences are from one Dreissena polymorpha isolate Duluth1 chromosome 8, UMN_Dpol_1.0, whole genome shotgun sequence window:
- the LOC127841140 gene encoding zinc finger protein 658B-like isoform X2: protein MGLTYPESQAAMDGLMSDIMSVALGKSFKPEVDPHHCHGHAFIADELVARDWTPESLMELDADEMIACSSPFNDSVSASPTGSSYIRGDFYHLSPPPSILPLQYESCEKPCSKLSFSVDAILGNHQSSSAIVTVPSMDSNISSRTVPFDVNDWNMFQRYRSVHWQQTTSQLEVGTLYWCHSCHELCGNEAAAMLHQREHVAYGDRCALKHDLHIRYGYVSALQMTSHAKRLKCGLCERIVTHQFLYRHMHAHHCHKCHVCGLEMPSNVKLQEHMRVHAEVSPVSCDQCKRRFPSMRHLAFHKSCAHRT from the exons ATGGGTCTCACATACCCAGAGAGTCAA gCTGCCATGGATGGACTGATGTCAGATATTATGTCTGTTGCCCTTGGTAAGAGCTTCAAGCCAGAAGTAGACCCCCACCATTGCCATGGGCACGCTTTCATCGCAGACGAGCTCGTAGCGCGCGACTGGACTCCAGAATCCTTGATGGAATTAGACGCAGACGAGATGATCGCATGCTCGTCTCCTTTCAACGACAGCGTATCCGCTAGTCCCACCGGAAGTTCCTACATTCGGGGCGACTTCTATCATCTGTCGCCTCCACCTTCGATACTACCTCTACAATACGAGTCCTGCGAGAAACCCTGTAGTAAACTATCGTTCTCTGTTGATGCCATTCTTGGTAATCATCAATCGTCGTCTGCAATAGTCACGGTTCCGTCTATGGATAGTAACATTTCCTCTCGGACGGTCCCTTTTGACGTTAATGACTGGAACATGTTCCAGAGGTACCGATCAGTTCACTGGCAGCAGACGACATCCCAACTGGAAGTTGGCACCCTCTATTGGTGTCACTCGTGTCATGAACTATGTGGGAACGAAGCCGCTGCTATGTTGCACCAACGCGAACATGTGGCATACGGTGACCGATGCGCACTGAAGCATGACCTGCACATTCGATATGGCTACGTCAGTGCTCTTCAGATGACGTCACATGCCAAGAGACTGAAGTGCGGGCTGTGCGAAAGAATCGTGACCCACCAGTTTCTCTACAGACACATGCATGCTCACCACTGCCACAAATGCCATGTTTGTGGGCTGGAAATGCCGAGCAACGTAAAGCTCCAGGAACATATGCGCGTGCATGCGGAAGTGTCGCCAGTGTCATGTGATCAGTGCAAGCGGCGATTTCCCAGCATGCGACATCTCGCCTTCCACAAGTCATGCGCCCATCGTACGTGA
- the LOC127841142 gene encoding uncharacterized protein LOC127841142 has translation MASWTTEYFLGSTVRLGTLLDFAHKHDLGINAEVSLSEVDRQWLSEFARQSGWPEVDFDIQRLNSQALLAHWRVLVGLLKHIPRDRQVYFFNLDNQRTSSTVPAVAGLHVQIPDVEHQSTPTPPVVAVTEPAGSGTAHAVSNVRNMSVREYLAVSGQANLSLARGNTSQASGRPVTTRISALDSHFHLDRSLVKLVMPYYSDIRTILDADVGIRPHVEVDVVGGVLIYCDPEPNQQILGGYRRKF, from the coding sequence ATGGCCAGCTGGACGACTGAGTACTTTCTCGGGTCTACTGTTCGGCTTGGTACCCTGCTGGACTTTGCCCATAAGCATGACTTAGGAATCAACGCGGAGGTGTCTCTATCTGAAGTAGATAGACAGTGGTTGTCCGAGTTCGCCCGTCAATCAGGATGGCCGGAAGTGGACTTCGACATTCAACGTCTGAACTCGCAGGCTCTTCTGGCCCATTGGCGTGTCCTTGTCGGTCTACTGAAACACATTCCAAGGGATCGACAAGTTTACTTCTTCAACCTGGACAATCAGCGTACCTCTAGTACCGTCCCGGCTGTGGCTGGGTTACATGTTCAAATCCCTGACGTGGAGCATCAAAGTACCCCAACACCCCCGGTTGTGGCAGTGACAGAACCTGCAGGAAGTGGAACGGCTCATGCTGTTTCTAATGTACGGAACATGTCTGTTAGGGAGTATCTGGCAGTATCCGGACAGGCAAACCTTTCGTTGGCTAGGGGGAACACATCCCAGGCGTCAGGGCGACCAGTAACGACCAGGATTTCGGCCTTAGATTCTCATTTTCACCTGGACCGGTCTCTAGTGAAATTGGTTATGCCGTATTACTCAGATATCCGGACCATTCTGGATGCAGATGTAGGGATCAGACCCCATGTTGAAGTGGATGTGGTAGGAGGTGTCCTGATCTATTGTGACCCCGAACCTAACCAGCAGATACTTGGGGGCTACAGGAGGAAGTTCTGA